Below is a genomic region from Acinetobacter tibetensis.
AAGTAAATAGTGAAAGTTTCGAAATTATTACCACACTCGATCAAAGCGAAGAATTTGCCAAGCATATTCGAAAGTTTGGTGCATTTTCCAAGATGAAACTGGAATCTATTGGCTCAGTATTTCCGAGTATTGTTGGTACACATACTGAATTTTCAACAACAGAAACAGATATAAGTGCTTGGCAATTGCAAGCCATTGAAACAGGTCAAGCATGGATTTGCCAAATCACTGAACATGCGTTCCAACCTCAAGAATTACGTTTGCATCAACGTGAAGGTGTTCACTACGATAAAGGCTGCTACTTAGGTCAAGAAATTGTGGCCCGCCTCTGGTTTAAAGCCAAACCAAAACACTGGCTACATTTAGTTCAAGGACACGGTGAAGCCCCAGCCCCAGCGACACAACTCAACAAAGATGTGGAAGTGGTCAATAGCATACCGACAACCGACGGCTATAAAGCATTAGTCGTTGCAAAACCAACTGCAATGACTGAGTTAGGCTTACAAATCTTAGACCTACCAGAAGAATTGAATGGTGATGTTGCAAGACCTGTTCATTAAGTCTGTTTAAATGTATTTCTAGATCGTATATGAATCGCATATACGATCTTTTTAAACTTAGAAAAATAATATAAAAAATAGATGCTTAGAACTTTTATAAATTACAGGTCATTTACGTTTTATATTTCCTCTCTAGCGAATTAAATTACACAATACCCATTTTTGGTTATTTTATAACCACTTGCATTTTATTCCAAATCCCACTTAAATTCCAATTAAACATATATATTTCAGCTAGTTAAAAT
It encodes:
- a CDS encoding YgfZ/GcvT domain-containing protein, which produces MSTLAFTAFTLNGVDAQKFLQGQVTVHVERLIENQTRYTAICDLKGRIHFGLWLKKVNSESFEIITTLDQSEEFAKHIRKFGAFSKMKLESIGSVFPSIVGTHTEFSTTETDISAWQLQAIETGQAWICQITEHAFQPQELRLHQREGVHYDKGCYLGQEIVARLWFKAKPKHWLHLVQGHGEAPAPATQLNKDVEVVNSIPTTDGYKALVVAKPTAMTELGLQILDLPEELNGDVARPVH